Proteins from one Calditrichota bacterium genomic window:
- a CDS encoding glycerate kinase yields MNILISPDKFKGSLTASQVCDAVEKGILEKMPSALITKIPLADGGEGSLDALEKTLHFEKIDLKVNNPLFKPIDSFYGLSKDAAYIEMASASGLQLINESERNPLFTSSVGTGEMISDAIKRGAKKIYLFVGGSATNDAGIGIASALGYIFLDENKQKLAPTGSNLKKIKSINQRSAVSFEGIEVNVLTDVKNPLHGKNGAAHVFAAQKGASTSQIKELDSGLKNIAKVIQSTFGVNVSGLPGSGAAGGVGAGAVTFCNAKIQSGIESILDLLHFDKMLQAADWVITGEGLLDKQTLEGKVVKGVADRCEKAGKQVAIVCGDSKLSEADLVKLHTKYIKSIRTKNISKTIAMKNAAAFLTDRSQELIELIKLGK; encoded by the coding sequence ATGAATATTCTAATTTCGCCGGATAAATTTAAGGGATCATTAACAGCTTCCCAGGTTTGTGATGCTGTTGAAAAAGGTATCTTAGAAAAGATGCCATCAGCTCTGATCACAAAGATTCCCCTGGCCGATGGTGGAGAAGGTTCACTGGATGCTTTGGAAAAAACGCTTCACTTTGAAAAGATAGATTTAAAAGTCAATAACCCCCTATTTAAACCAATAGATTCCTTTTATGGTTTGTCAAAGGATGCGGCCTATATTGAAATGGCTTCGGCCTCCGGACTACAATTAATAAACGAATCTGAGCGGAACCCGCTTTTTACATCCTCTGTTGGAACCGGTGAAATGATTTCGGACGCTATTAAAAGAGGTGCAAAAAAAATCTATCTCTTTGTAGGTGGTAGTGCAACCAATGATGCCGGTATTGGAATCGCCTCGGCTTTGGGATACATTTTTCTGGATGAGAATAAACAGAAGCTTGCACCCACTGGATCCAATCTAAAAAAAATAAAATCAATTAATCAAAGGAGTGCTGTTTCTTTTGAAGGCATTGAGGTAAATGTGCTTACAGATGTTAAAAATCCACTGCATGGAAAAAATGGTGCTGCTCATGTTTTTGCAGCCCAAAAAGGAGCTTCTACAAGCCAAATAAAAGAACTTGATTCTGGTTTAAAAAATATTGCTAAAGTTATCCAATCCACTTTTGGGGTTAATGTTTCTGGTTTGCCCGGAAGTGGAGCAGCCGGCGGAGTTGGTGCCGGAGCCGTAACATTTTGCAATGCAAAAATTCAAAGTGGTATAGAGAGTATTTTAGACTTATTACATTTTGACAAGATGCTTCAAGCGGCCGATTGGGTTATCACAGGTGAAGGCCTGCTTGATAAACAAACGCTGGAAGGCAAGGTCGTTAAAGGAGTTGCTGATCGCTGTGAAAAAGCTGGGAAACAAGTTGCGATTGTCTGTGGTGATTCAAAATTATCCGAAGCAGATTTAGTTAAACTTCACACTAAATACATCAAATCCATTAGAACAAAAAATATTTCAAAAACAATAGCAATGAAAAATGCAGCTGCATTTCTAACAGATCGATCACAAGAATTGATTGAGTTAATTAAATTGGGAAAATAA
- a CDS encoding DUF3365 domain-containing protein, protein MRWKLVITFLFVLNTFILWQCQSKNGQKEKLNAEALSITKKFGGTLKPQLKKALEAGGPINAIDVCSFEAPKIAMELSKETGWEIKRVSLKTRNAKLAKPDEWEKTILEQFKERQAKGESPEKMAFSEIVDGQFRFMKAQGVEAVCLTCHGETIAPEVKDTLKKYYPDDKATDYSLGQIRGAFSLSKKL, encoded by the coding sequence ATGCGTTGGAAATTAGTAATTACATTTCTGTTTGTATTAAACACTTTTATTTTGTGGCAATGTCAATCCAAAAATGGCCAAAAAGAAAAATTAAATGCAGAAGCCCTAAGTATTACAAAAAAATTTGGAGGCACGTTAAAACCACAACTAAAAAAGGCTTTGGAAGCCGGAGGACCGATAAATGCAATTGATGTATGCTCCTTCGAAGCCCCGAAAATAGCCATGGAACTAAGCAAAGAAACGGGATGGGAAATTAAACGGGTGAGTTTAAAAACCCGCAATGCAAAATTGGCTAAGCCTGATGAATGGGAAAAAACTATCCTTGAGCAATTTAAAGAACGACAGGCAAAAGGAGAATCCCCGGAGAAAATGGCTTTTAGTGAAATTGTTGATGGTCAATTCAGGTTTATGAAAGCCCAGGGCGTTGAAGCCGTTTGCTTAACTTGTCATGGAGAAACAATTGCCCCGGAAGTTAAAGATACATTAAAAAAATACTATCCGGATGACAAGGCAACCGATTATTCTTTAGGCCAGATCCGAGGAGCTTTTAGCTTGTCGAAAAAACTATAA
- a CDS encoding chloride channel protein: MNKFKFGKKIKKGFRLKHFLINSDERFKLGFIGIIVGVTSSLAAVGLTKGLGFFHHFFGQIENPLITIFLPAIGLLLTVILLKYVINDFGGHGLPEVIHSISLKGGIIKFRSAYSKLLGSLITISFGGSAGPEAPIVVSGAAIGSNVARLFRANEKIRIAVAGSGAAAAIASIFNAPIAGIIFTMEVIIGEWTPIFLLPIVIASVTGTEISRLLNGNQIQFSHELIKVNVNDIFLSVFLALVCAFFSILFIRTVRNSSKFMDKYFKNILIKALVGGLIIGLISLNIPYVKGEGYKFVQDIITGHFTNGLLFVLLIIVLKIVATSITLGAGGSGGVFAPSLVIGSSTGLFFYMAIRSLFPELAINEAALYALVGMAGVLSGTLNAPLTGMFLIIEISNGYDAILPLMLVSFLTSAIVKQFEPHSIYHYELVKKGHLHRPRTDGKILAEISPRELLEKDLSIVYPDILLSDLIPKIKKSNRNYFPVVDRESGNLLGMVYFNDIKDFIFDNTLINSILVEEVMHTDLTTISTSDSLTDIQKKFEQTNSWSLPVVENQKYKGLISKATMLDLYRKELKVQTEI; this comes from the coding sequence TGGTCAAATTGAAAACCCGCTTATTACAATTTTCCTCCCAGCTATTGGGCTTCTGCTAACAGTTATTCTATTAAAATATGTTATTAATGATTTTGGCGGACACGGACTCCCGGAAGTTATTCATAGTATCAGTTTAAAAGGCGGTATTATAAAGTTCCGCTCCGCCTATTCTAAATTATTGGGCAGTTTAATTACTATTTCGTTTGGTGGTTCTGCCGGTCCGGAAGCACCGATTGTTGTCAGTGGTGCGGCGATAGGCTCAAATGTTGCGAGATTATTCAGGGCTAATGAAAAGATTAGGATTGCAGTTGCAGGTTCTGGCGCAGCAGCAGCAATTGCTTCTATTTTTAATGCACCAATTGCCGGAATAATTTTTACAATGGAAGTTATTATTGGCGAATGGACACCAATTTTTCTTTTACCAATAGTAATTGCTTCAGTTACGGGAACTGAAATAAGCCGTTTATTAAATGGAAATCAAATTCAGTTTTCTCATGAACTTATTAAAGTGAATGTGAACGATATTTTTTTATCAGTTTTTTTGGCGCTTGTTTGTGCGTTTTTTTCAATTCTATTTATCAGGACAGTTAGAAACAGTTCAAAATTTATGGATAAGTATTTTAAAAATATCCTGATAAAGGCGTTGGTTGGAGGACTTATTATCGGCCTGATTTCTTTAAATATTCCTTATGTTAAAGGTGAAGGATATAAGTTTGTTCAGGATATAATAACCGGACATTTTACAAACGGTCTTCTTTTTGTACTGCTAATAATTGTTCTTAAAATAGTCGCTACTTCAATAACTCTTGGCGCCGGTGGGTCCGGTGGCGTATTTGCGCCCTCACTTGTAATTGGAAGCTCAACAGGTCTCTTTTTTTACATGGCAATTCGCAGCCTTTTTCCGGAACTGGCAATAAACGAGGCGGCTTTGTATGCCTTAGTTGGTATGGCCGGCGTTTTAAGCGGAACTCTAAATGCCCCATTAACAGGTATGTTCCTAATTATTGAAATCAGCAATGGTTATGATGCGATCTTGCCACTTATGCTGGTCTCTTTTCTGACATCGGCAATTGTGAAGCAATTTGAGCCCCATTCTATTTATCATTATGAATTAGTTAAAAAGGGTCATCTGCACCGGCCACGTACAGATGGAAAAATCCTGGCAGAGATAAGTCCACGGGAATTATTGGAAAAAGATTTATCAATTGTTTATCCGGATATTCTGTTAAGCGATCTGATCCCTAAAATAAAAAAATCCAACAGAAACTATTTCCCGGTTGTAGATCGTGAAAGTGGTAATCTTTTAGGAATGGTATATTTTAATGATATAAAAGATTTTATTTTTGATAATACGCTCATCAATTCAATACTTGTTGAAGAAGTTATGCATACAGATTTAACAACAATTTCTACATCTGACAGTTTAACGGATATTCAAAAGAAATTTGAACAGACCAATTCATGGAGTTTACCGGTTGTTGAAAATCAGAAATATAAAGGGCTTATCTCTAAAGCAACTATGCTCGATCTTTATCGGAAAGAATTGAAAGTTCAAACTGAAATATAA